Proteins from one Sphingobium herbicidovorans genomic window:
- a CDS encoding DUF3768 domain-containing protein, translating into MPQPYQQSADRAERIDRIAALNDSLRRSICSPGRNRIVMTAGVAALVGDVSLFRGFRRRAEILRTVRNYDSFNSDNDPLGEHDFGRFEYDSAILYWKIDYYDLELAWGSPDPANPDVTTRVLTILLAEEY; encoded by the coding sequence ATGCCGCAGCCCTACCAACAATCGGCAGACCGAGCCGAGCGGATCGACCGCATCGCCGCGCTGAATGACAGCCTGCGGAGATCTATTTGCAGCCCTGGCCGAAACCGGATCGTCATGACCGCGGGCGTTGCCGCGCTGGTCGGGGATGTGTCCCTCTTCCGCGGATTTCGCAGACGCGCCGAGATCCTGCGCACGGTGCGAAACTATGACAGCTTCAATTCCGACAACGATCCATTGGGCGAGCATGATTTTGGTCGCTTCGAATATGACAGCGCCATTCTCTACTGGAAGATCGATTATTATGATCTCGAGCTTGCCTGGGGCTCACCCGATCCAGCCAATCCCGACGTCACCACTCGGGTTCTAACGATCCTACTCGCCGAAGAATACTGA
- a CDS encoding type IV toxin-antitoxin system AbiEi family antitoxin domain-containing protein: MTEQTPPPLNRLLAELAPGQLVDSAWLQAQSISRPSVHAYVKNGWLERVAPRVYRRPGAAPALPVRWDAAILSAQSLRPSTFYVGGATALDLLGRSHYLRLGGNATVHLYDPEGTAPSWLPRLPVNATFAVHTRALFADSKLGVEWRRYDLGTGRLGAAVSEPSRTNPWDHFLRMAGEERATIEMLDQVPNEVGFDHADETFQGLSNLRPRLVTHLLVSCRSVRAKRLFLFYAERHGHAWLKHVDREAVDLGTGKRQLAPGGKFDARYQITVPASLMGHPGDDT; this comes from the coding sequence ATGACTGAACAAACACCGCCTCCACTAAACCGCCTCCTTGCCGAGCTAGCCCCTGGCCAACTCGTCGATAGCGCATGGTTGCAGGCGCAAAGCATATCGCGTCCATCGGTTCACGCCTATGTAAAGAATGGGTGGCTCGAACGGGTGGCGCCGCGGGTCTATCGGCGCCCTGGCGCGGCGCCCGCCCTGCCGGTCCGCTGGGATGCGGCAATCCTGTCAGCGCAATCGCTGCGGCCCTCGACCTTCTATGTCGGCGGCGCCACCGCGCTCGATCTCCTCGGACGCAGTCACTATCTGCGCCTCGGCGGGAATGCGACCGTTCACCTCTACGATCCCGAGGGGACAGCGCCCAGCTGGCTGCCCCGGCTACCGGTCAATGCGACATTCGCCGTCCACACACGCGCCCTTTTCGCAGACTCGAAACTCGGCGTCGAATGGCGACGCTATGATCTCGGCACAGGCCGCCTCGGGGCGGCAGTTTCCGAGCCGTCACGCACCAATCCCTGGGATCATTTCCTCCGCATGGCCGGCGAAGAACGGGCGACTATCGAGATGCTCGATCAGGTACCGAACGAGGTCGGCTTCGACCATGCCGACGAAACATTCCAGGGCCTCTCCAATCTCCGGCCACGCCTTGTCACCCATCTGCTCGTCAGTTGCCGCAGTGTCCGGGCGAAGCGTCTCTTTCTCTTCTATGCCGAACGCCATGGCCATGCTTGGCTCAAGCATGTCGATCGCGAAGCCGTCGATCTCGGCACAGGCAAGCGGCAACTGGCGCCGGGCGGGAAGTTCGATGCGCGCTATCAAATCACCGTCCCGGCTTCGCTTATGGGGCACCCGGGAGACGATACGTGA
- a CDS encoding plasmid mobilization protein: protein MPVFTFRLDDEVAHRFDTVAESAGGRSALLRRLVINAVDAEEGERSGPVRRRERATRRFEIRLTDAEIAALDAAADVLGMKRTDWVTRLVRCRLHSAAPLPLEERAAVAQAWRELNRIGINLNQATRALNASVMVESGLDVAREAARVASFRAEIRTALAGLGTALKGDLAYWDSLDG from the coding sequence ATGCCCGTCTTCACTTTCCGCCTCGACGATGAAGTCGCCCACCGCTTCGATACTGTGGCGGAGAGCGCCGGTGGCCGCTCGGCTTTGCTGCGGCGCCTTGTCATAAATGCAGTGGACGCGGAGGAGGGCGAGAGGTCGGGGCCGGTCCGCCGGCGGGAGCGAGCAACGCGGCGGTTTGAGATCCGGCTGACCGATGCGGAAATTGCCGCGCTCGATGCCGCGGCCGATGTTTTGGGTATGAAGCGCACCGACTGGGTGACGAGGCTGGTGCGCTGCCGCCTGCATTCGGCGGCACCGCTGCCGCTTGAAGAGCGGGCGGCGGTGGCTCAGGCGTGGCGCGAGCTTAACCGGATCGGCATCAATCTCAATCAGGCAACGCGTGCGCTCAATGCCTCGGTGATGGTGGAATCCGGGCTCGATGTCGCGCGCGAGGCGGCGCGGGTCGCAAGCTTTCGGGCGGAAATCCGGACGGCGCTTGCCGGTCTCGGCACCGCGCTCAAGGGCGATCTTGCCTATTGGGATAGCCTCGATGGTTGA
- a CDS encoding relaxase/mobilization nuclease domain-containing protein yields MVEEEGILPLPSLMEAWRPPTGGKRTLRGAYVRIGRGGPGGGGQARPVPLSQAEARAKLERIVRKAPEVMVKVSGKQYGAHHLSEHFGYVARHGKLAVRSSEGEIIEDPKRLKEIARDWAMLDEAMNEHGRDRPTSLSLVLSMPGGSTDPETLQDAAHAFARILFEDNHAYILALHTDTDHPHVHLTVATEGADGTRFNPRKAHLHHMRETFAHELRARGIAAEATPRRARGHVQKRVRSAALHLDARIGQVGRRLNMDELNVLRARAFAHARDEERRPQDVMALVRQKQIRGAYAEAAVALARTGEADDQALSDEIAGFLAAMPPAVSRRLALAREMIKERQATQLAREPEGGAGPERPPPDRGRER; encoded by the coding sequence ATGGTTGAGGAGGAGGGCATCCTGCCGCTGCCCAGCCTTATGGAGGCATGGAGGCCGCCCACCGGCGGTAAGCGGACACTGCGGGGGGCCTATGTCCGCATTGGGCGAGGCGGGCCGGGCGGGGGAGGGCAGGCGCGGCCCGTGCCGCTGAGCCAGGCCGAGGCTCGTGCCAAGCTTGAGCGGATCGTGCGCAAGGCCCCGGAGGTCATGGTCAAGGTTTCGGGCAAGCAATATGGCGCGCACCATCTGTCCGAGCATTTCGGCTATGTCGCGCGGCATGGGAAGCTCGCGGTGCGCTCGAGCGAGGGCGAGATCATCGAGGACCCCAAGCGGCTGAAGGAGATCGCGCGGGACTGGGCGATGCTCGACGAGGCGATGAACGAGCATGGCCGTGACCGGCCGACCTCGCTGTCGCTGGTCCTGTCCATGCCCGGCGGTTCGACCGATCCCGAGACGCTACAGGACGCCGCCCACGCGTTCGCCCGGATCCTGTTCGAGGACAATCACGCCTATATACTGGCGCTCCACACCGACACCGATCATCCGCATGTTCATCTGACGGTGGCCACCGAAGGTGCGGACGGCACCCGGTTCAACCCGCGCAAGGCCCACCTTCATCATATGCGGGAAACATTCGCGCATGAGCTGCGTGCGCGTGGCATCGCGGCCGAGGCGACGCCCAGACGCGCACGCGGTCACGTCCAAAAGCGTGTGCGCTCAGCAGCGCTGCATCTCGATGCTCGGATCGGTCAGGTGGGTCGCCGGCTCAATATGGATGAACTCAACGTGCTGCGCGCCCGGGCCTTTGCGCATGCGCGTGACGAGGAACGGCGGCCGCAAGACGTGATGGCGCTGGTTCGCCAGAAGCAGATACGCGGTGCTTATGCCGAGGCGGCGGTGGCGCTTGCACGCACCGGCGAGGCGGACGATCAAGCGCTTTCCGACGAGATTGCAGGCTTTCTGGCGGCTATGCCGCCGGCGGTTTCTCGACGTCTCGCGCTGGCCCGCGAAATGATAAAGGAGCGGCAAGCGACACAGCTGGCGCGCGAACCGGAGGGCGGAGCCGGTCCCGAGAGGCCTCCGCCCGATCGTGGACGGGAGCGCTGA
- a CDS encoding ParA family protein yields the protein MRTITVSLLKGGVGKTFLATHLAWYLAEAAGRRVVFVDLDPQGSSSRRLAGERPGGFAADLFDPSAAFAADGQTGLTLLAADERLQMIKAAQDVRDFLGRFPALAPHFDLCVIDTGPKWDELTLSALAAADAVIAPVQVAEDSVECAKMLLTALRKAEAARAGRKIDFLGLLPSMVNPFDRREMDNAVKLAHAVGERLMFPAFIKARPTYKHAAENHRPVWMEGGSGAKAAAEEIRPILAEIERRLISAPVVAA from the coding sequence ATGAGAACGATCACCGTGAGCCTTCTCAAGGGCGGGGTGGGCAAGACCTTTCTCGCTACGCATCTCGCTTGGTATCTGGCCGAAGCGGCGGGACGCCGGGTCGTGTTCGTCGACCTAGACCCGCAAGGCAGTTCGTCGCGCCGTCTCGCCGGCGAGCGGCCGGGTGGCTTCGCGGCCGATCTCTTCGATCCGTCTGCGGCGTTTGCCGCCGACGGCCAGACCGGACTGACGTTGCTCGCCGCCGATGAGCGTCTGCAGATGATCAAGGCGGCGCAGGATGTGCGTGACTTTCTCGGCCGCTTTCCTGCGCTTGCACCCCATTTCGACCTGTGCGTGATCGATACCGGTCCCAAATGGGACGAGCTGACCCTGAGCGCTCTCGCGGCCGCCGATGCAGTGATCGCGCCTGTCCAGGTTGCCGAAGATTCGGTCGAGTGCGCCAAGATGCTGTTGACCGCGCTGCGCAAGGCCGAGGCGGCGAGGGCGGGGCGCAAGATCGATTTCCTCGGATTGCTGCCCTCAATGGTCAACCCGTTCGACCGGCGCGAGATGGACAATGCCGTCAAGCTCGCCCACGCGGTCGGCGAGCGGCTGATGTTCCCTGCCTTCATCAAGGCGCGACCGACCTACAAGCACGCGGCGGAAAATCATCGGCCGGTCTGGATGGAAGGTGGCAGCGGCGCCAAGGCGGCGGCCGAGGAAATTCGGCCGATCCTCGCCGAGATCGAACGGCGGCTTATTTCAGCGCCAGTGGTCGCCGCCTGA
- a CDS encoding ParB/RepB/Spo0J family partition protein — protein sequence MGKFDERIEEFGLLVGVHETARRVEDIPLDRVIPDPGNPRRSFDDDALAELAASIAARGVLQPITVAPADAAGVHRIRLGERRFRASQLAGCLTIPAIIVAEGEGTHLLADQIVENDQRANLSSVELAHAIARMLKGGMSQVEIAAALGRSKQFVSLYAAYGDMPAYLREVLPRAPIRLLYDLHRTARDYPAEVEAYVGAWDEKGATLADGARFIAGLKGKTDVPSIKAAPVQAAAVNVARPEPRAGTEPVARPEEQTSEASLAVEVDGRPARLVLGPRVVVIFGDGSRQEIAAERLCAVSEGRSGTAML from the coding sequence ATGGGTAAGTTCGACGAACGCATCGAAGAGTTCGGCCTGCTGGTAGGCGTGCATGAAACGGCGCGCCGGGTCGAGGATATTCCTTTGGATCGGGTCATCCCCGACCCCGGCAATCCCCGGCGCAGTTTCGACGATGACGCCTTGGCCGAGCTTGCGGCCTCCATAGCGGCTCGCGGCGTATTGCAGCCGATCACGGTTGCCCCCGCAGACGCCGCCGGCGTGCATCGCATCCGTTTGGGCGAGAGGCGCTTTCGTGCCTCCCAGCTCGCAGGCTGCCTGACGATCCCGGCGATCATCGTGGCCGAGGGGGAGGGAACCCATCTGCTCGCCGATCAGATCGTTGAGAACGATCAGCGTGCGAACCTGTCTTCGGTCGAGCTCGCTCATGCGATTGCCCGTATGCTCAAGGGCGGCATGAGCCAGGTCGAGATCGCCGCTGCGCTGGGCCGCTCAAAGCAGTTCGTCTCGCTCTATGCAGCCTATGGGGACATGCCTGCCTATCTCCGGGAGGTGCTCCCGCGCGCGCCGATCCGGCTGCTCTACGACCTGCATCGCACAGCAAGGGATTATCCTGCGGAAGTCGAGGCCTATGTGGGTGCCTGGGATGAGAAGGGCGCGACATTGGCGGACGGCGCGCGGTTTATTGCCGGGCTGAAGGGTAAGACGGACGTTCCCAGCATCAAGGCAGCGCCGGTGCAGGCCGCGGCGGTGAACGTCGCCCGTCCCGAACCGCGGGCAGGGACTGAGCCAGTTGCGCGACCAGAGGAGCAAACGTCTGAGGCCAGCCTTGCCGTTGAAGTCGATGGCCGTCCCGCGCGTCTTGTCCTTGGCCCGCGTGTTGTCGTGATCTTCGGCGATGGTTCCCGGCAAGAGATCGCGGCCGAACGGCTTTGCGCTGTGTCTGAGGGACGCTCCGGCACCGCGATGCTTTGA
- a CDS encoding AAA family ATPase, producing MWGEFEARLEENEQERTAPLRSALFDVIRSSALRPGAGVTKKMLAFEFGEGDRLLWEIEHPGRNIFLHAKWQALLAASGFACDARPYQQGVKDGGRHSALSRDWSFGESDCLVVRIDDADQLHRLLDTLLQPNSALVLDPAAVTRWIDRLRHFFPTLDRFDRPDPDFDEGERNYKLEVALELRTAIDQASTDEKLADAIHTALVKSNLLQWRAYWPMSPKGDADRERLWPALRALVTAALGSPDGFPDALATFVAAWVEAVPQGKPDPARQIAEFMYLHLAPNDGIYIRHSVRQDFWQEALGRRFPDHASIAKTYRDELRFMQAVRQAFEVRGLAPRDMIDVQGALWVAHNYKEQDAASIAREGIEAAMDAYDSYRQAGEHGAIFDAFGDPRDYWVRSTLERPNRVYPTKPIVGFLRSKTKLNGGWGQKDDAAALLHNAGYIIVDSDDAPVTPPERYEHLIRNADRIRLCARNYYVEPARDKGAPEISIRAGDLSRDMGLQDAFPAICSALGSVKFQQCANVPAPKHTTPNPSSSTVFTYQLVAHEGQETMTSEPMAGPSTATNLILYGPPGTGKTYATAWEAVRLCLGDAAAAQLRHDRDSLMAEYRRLAGEGQIEFVTFHQSFSYEDFVEGLRPTTRTELEGDQEQDVSASGGFSLKPHAGVFKLISERARLDTGDAPTHRLDRSRSIYKIALGQRGNQEDRIKEGLDGALIHLGWGGDIDWSDERFDDFEEIRKEWNEKKDPDASGKDPNIEMTYAFRSGLQIDDYVIISDGRDSYRAFGQVTGEYRFDPDASFHPHRRSVKWIWRDDEGAERSAFYPRNFRRQSAYRLDPDEIDWDALETVVIGPNAERPVAGARPHVLVIDEINRANISRVFGELITLLEVDKRLGCENEVRVRLPYSGTSFGVPSNLHIIATMNTADRSIALLDTALRRRFTFRELMPDTEALRGALAAKQIDANNVDGIDLCKLMRTINERIEYLFDREHQIGHAYFTGCRRRADVEDVMRHKVIPLLAEYFYEDWSKVAAVLGESDGPAGARFIEAKGLSAPAGFTEDEFGGDKLRWSVKASFDFSEFEI from the coding sequence ATGTGGGGGGAATTCGAGGCACGCCTCGAAGAAAATGAACAAGAGCGTACCGCGCCATTGCGCAGCGCGCTCTTCGATGTGATCCGCAGCTCAGCTCTGCGCCCTGGTGCAGGCGTCACAAAGAAGATGCTCGCCTTCGAATTTGGCGAAGGAGATCGCCTGCTCTGGGAGATTGAACATCCGGGGCGGAACATCTTCCTGCATGCAAAATGGCAGGCGCTTCTGGCAGCCAGTGGCTTCGCCTGTGACGCCCGCCCCTATCAACAGGGGGTGAAGGATGGCGGACGGCATTCCGCTCTCAGCCGTGACTGGTCCTTTGGAGAATCCGACTGCCTTGTCGTCCGGATCGATGACGCTGACCAATTGCATCGGCTGCTTGACACCCTGTTGCAACCGAACTCTGCACTCGTCCTAGATCCGGCGGCCGTCACCCGCTGGATCGACCGCTTGCGCCATTTCTTTCCGACGCTCGATCGGTTCGATCGCCCCGATCCAGACTTCGACGAAGGAGAGCGGAACTATAAGCTGGAGGTCGCGCTCGAGCTCAGAACAGCGATCGATCAGGCCAGCACCGATGAAAAGCTCGCCGACGCGATTCACACAGCACTGGTCAAAAGCAATTTGTTACAGTGGCGTGCTTATTGGCCAATGTCCCCCAAAGGCGACGCGGATCGCGAGCGTCTCTGGCCAGCCTTGCGTGCTCTTGTAACCGCTGCCTTGGGCTCACCCGATGGCTTTCCCGATGCACTAGCGACCTTTGTCGCTGCCTGGGTCGAGGCGGTTCCGCAGGGCAAGCCTGATCCGGCACGCCAGATTGCGGAGTTCATGTACCTGCATTTGGCGCCAAATGACGGCATCTACATCCGTCATTCGGTGCGCCAGGATTTCTGGCAAGAAGCGTTGGGCCGCCGGTTTCCAGATCATGCATCGATTGCAAAGACCTATCGCGACGAACTCCGCTTCATGCAGGCAGTGCGTCAGGCCTTCGAAGTGCGCGGCCTCGCGCCACGCGACATGATCGATGTACAAGGCGCGCTCTGGGTCGCCCATAATTACAAGGAGCAGGACGCCGCATCCATTGCCCGTGAGGGCATCGAGGCCGCGATGGACGCGTATGACAGCTACCGCCAAGCCGGCGAGCACGGCGCCATATTCGACGCTTTCGGCGACCCGCGCGATTACTGGGTCCGATCTACACTCGAGCGGCCCAATCGCGTCTATCCGACAAAACCGATCGTCGGCTTCTTGCGCAGCAAGACCAAGTTGAATGGAGGCTGGGGCCAAAAGGACGATGCCGCAGCCCTGTTGCATAATGCGGGCTATATCATCGTCGACAGCGATGACGCCCCCGTCACCCCACCCGAGCGGTACGAGCATCTGATCCGCAATGCGGATCGCATCCGACTATGCGCCCGCAACTATTATGTCGAGCCTGCCCGCGACAAAGGCGCGCCAGAGATCTCTATCCGTGCCGGAGACCTGAGCCGGGACATGGGGCTGCAGGATGCGTTCCCCGCAATCTGCAGCGCGCTTGGGAGCGTGAAGTTCCAGCAATGTGCCAACGTCCCCGCACCTAAACACACCACACCAAATCCGAGCAGCTCCACCGTCTTCACTTATCAGCTTGTCGCGCACGAAGGGCAAGAAACCATGACGTCCGAACCCATGGCTGGACCATCCACCGCCACTAATCTGATCCTTTATGGACCGCCCGGAACCGGTAAGACCTACGCCACGGCGTGGGAAGCCGTGCGGCTCTGTCTCGGAGACGCTGCGGCGGCGCAATTACGCCACGACAGGGATAGCCTGATGGCCGAATATCGCCGCCTCGCTGGCGAAGGGCAGATCGAGTTCGTCACCTTTCACCAGTCCTTCTCTTATGAGGATTTCGTTGAAGGATTGAGGCCGACGACCCGAACCGAACTGGAGGGTGACCAGGAGCAGGATGTTAGCGCATCAGGCGGCTTCAGCCTCAAGCCGCATGCCGGCGTCTTCAAGCTCATCAGCGAAAGAGCGCGGCTTGACACGGGTGACGCGCCAACGCACCGGCTCGACCGCTCGAGATCGATTTATAAGATCGCCCTCGGACAGCGCGGCAATCAAGAGGATCGGATTAAGGAAGGGCTCGACGGAGCGCTGATCCATCTGGGCTGGGGTGGCGATATCGACTGGTCCGACGAACGCTTCGACGATTTCGAAGAAATTCGGAAGGAGTGGAACGAGAAAAAGGATCCCGATGCCTCCGGCAAAGACCCCAACATCGAGATGACCTACGCGTTCCGATCGGGCCTTCAGATCGATGATTATGTGATCATTTCCGATGGACGGGATAGCTATCGCGCCTTCGGTCAGGTGACCGGCGAGTATCGATTCGATCCTGATGCCAGCTTCCATCCCCACCGTCGCAGCGTCAAATGGATCTGGCGCGATGACGAGGGCGCAGAGCGAAGCGCCTTCTACCCCCGGAACTTTCGGCGGCAGTCCGCCTATCGACTGGATCCGGACGAGATCGATTGGGATGCGTTGGAAACCGTCGTCATTGGCCCCAACGCGGAGCGCCCCGTCGCCGGCGCACGGCCACATGTGCTGGTCATCGACGAAATCAACCGGGCCAACATCTCGCGGGTGTTCGGCGAGCTGATTACGTTGCTCGAAGTGGACAAACGCTTGGGCTGCGAGAACGAAGTAAGGGTCCGGCTACCCTATTCCGGAACAAGCTTCGGCGTACCGTCGAACCTCCACATTATCGCCACTATGAACACCGCTGACCGTTCAATCGCGCTGCTCGACACCGCGCTGCGCCGCCGCTTCACGTTCCGCGAGTTGATGCCAGACACCGAAGCGCTTCGCGGAGCGCTGGCGGCAAAGCAAATCGACGCCAATAATGTCGACGGAATCGATCTGTGCAAACTGATGCGAACCATCAATGAACGGATCGAGTATCTTTTCGATCGAGAGCACCAAATCGGTCACGCCTATTTCACAGGATGCCGCAGACGTGCGGACGTCGAGGACGTCATGCGCCACAAGGTCATCCCGCTTCTGGCCGAGTATTTCTATGAGGACTGGTCAAAAGTCGCTGCCGTGCTCGGCGAAAGCGACGGCCCGGCGGGTGCTCGGTTCATTGAGGCAAAAGGGCTTTCCGCGCCGGCGGGCTTTACTGAAGATGAATTTGGGGGCGACAAGCTGCGCTGGAGCGTGAAGGCAAGCTTCGATTTTTCGGAATTCGAAATCTGA
- a CDS encoding nucleotidyl transferase AbiEii/AbiGii toxin family protein: MTAERYLDQVDLLMRVIPEIAPEGDFALKGGTAINLFVRDLPRLSVDIDLVYLPVADREASLAAARDGFERIAQRLETRLGFRVDRHLLSDGKRLIVHVERATIKVEISPVLRGTVFPPEIRAVSAAVEDRFGFAEMQIVSLPDLYAGKMAAALDRQHPRDLFDIHHLLENEGIDEDLFRAFIIYLASHPRPVHELLCPHKLDIAAQYDEEFVGMTVTPLPLDTLLTARDALIEAVQRRAAEPAARRFLESFVATEPDWSVLGLGEAIAELPALRWKLMNLERLRQQNPDKFAAQAEQLNQCLDHSI, from the coding sequence GTGACCGCCGAACGCTATCTCGACCAGGTCGATCTCCTGATGCGCGTGATCCCGGAAATAGCCCCCGAAGGCGATTTCGCGCTGAAAGGCGGCACAGCCATCAACCTGTTCGTGCGCGATCTGCCTCGCCTTTCGGTCGACATCGACCTTGTCTATCTGCCCGTCGCCGATCGCGAGGCGTCACTCGCCGCGGCTCGCGATGGCTTCGAACGCATCGCCCAGCGCCTTGAAACCCGTCTCGGTTTCAGGGTCGATCGGCACCTCCTGAGCGACGGTAAGCGGCTGATCGTCCACGTCGAGCGAGCCACCATCAAGGTCGAGATTTCCCCGGTCCTGCGCGGCACGGTCTTCCCGCCCGAGATCAGGGCCGTGAGCGCTGCCGTCGAGGACCGCTTCGGTTTCGCCGAAATGCAGATCGTCTCCCTGCCCGACCTCTATGCGGGCAAAATGGCGGCCGCGCTTGACCGCCAGCATCCACGTGACCTTTTCGACATCCATCATCTGTTGGAAAATGAAGGCATCGACGAGGATCTGTTCCGGGCCTTCATCATCTATCTCGCCAGCCATCCCCGCCCCGTCCACGAGTTGCTCTGTCCGCATAAGCTCGACATTGCCGCGCAGTATGACGAGGAATTTGTCGGTATGACCGTGACACCCTTGCCGCTCGACACCCTGCTCACGGCCCGCGATGCGCTGATCGAAGCCGTCCAACGACGTGCTGCGGAACCCGCCGCGCGCCGGTTTCTCGAAAGCTTTGTCGCGACCGAACCGGATTGGTCCGTACTCGGCCTTGGCGAGGCGATCGCCGAGTTACCGGCGTTGCGCTGGAAGCTGATGAATCTTGAGCGCCTTCGCCAACAAAACCCTGACAAGTTTGCCGCCCAGGCTGAACAGCTCAATCAGTGTCTGGATCACTCAATCTGA